From Synechococcus sp. A10-1-5-1, a single genomic window includes:
- a CDS encoding TIGR03960 family B12-binding radical SAM protein → MTAVFDAPVDFDALVDRSIAKPGRYLGNELGVQERDWDQVWPAAAVRWALTYPEIYEVGSSNTGHIILYSILNSVPGQLCDRSYLPGPDLSERLRERGQPLFAVESRRPLPAFDILGFSLSYELGATNILAMLELAHVPVRAADRGDLPLADPDAPPLIFAGGPTATSNPEPFAAFFDFIVLGDGEEVLPELGLVVAEAKAAGLSRSALLRDLSQVPGVYVPSLYGPGPDGVSQQPLHPGVPKRVMRRTATPMPHYAMGLVPHIETVHDRLTVEIRRGCTRGCRFCQPGMLTRPARDVEPQAVVEAIETGMERTGYSDFSLLSLSCSDYLALPAVGVELRNRLADKNVTLTLPSQRVDRFDSNIAHILGGTRRAGLTFAPEAGTQRLRDIVNKGLTDAELLRGIRTAMESGYRKVKLYFMIGLPGETDADVLGIAETCRSLQQQCRDLGRLELNLTISNFTPKPHTPFQWHSVSTAEFVRRQQLLRQALRQLRGLKTNFTDVRLSAMEDFVGRGDRRLAPVIEAAWRAGAGLDAWFEAADRTYQAWTDAIEAADLGGRYREHEMGEWSSAEGMDPGDLAAFCAQPLPWDHIDSGVEKSWLAEDLRNALAAAVVPDCSFDGCSSCGVCGPDLGHNVVVAPPEIPEPSPQRPPASERVQRLRFRFAKTGSLALLSHLDLVRLMERALRRSALPVSFTGGFHPLPRVQFALALPLGAEADGEWMDVEFTVPLEPESARQQLQRQLPPGFALLEVKPVEVFGSSLSQELSGATWAVEMRVEQGHAIASLEAWQEAVSELLAEESWIWEDTDKKGRPRQRDLRPYLGELELLPRSADDPDRQVLHYSAVVDPAGRSLKPEQLQHWFSRSLGRPLAMVGLRRRSLLLQTPSGC, encoded by the coding sequence GTGACCGCCGTTTTCGACGCACCGGTGGATTTCGATGCCTTGGTGGATCGCAGCATTGCCAAGCCGGGCCGCTATCTGGGCAACGAACTCGGGGTTCAAGAGCGCGACTGGGATCAGGTCTGGCCCGCCGCTGCCGTGCGCTGGGCCCTGACCTACCCCGAGATCTACGAGGTCGGCTCCAGCAATACCGGTCACATCATTCTTTATTCGATCCTCAACAGCGTTCCAGGCCAGTTGTGTGATCGCAGTTATCTGCCAGGCCCTGATCTTTCGGAGCGCTTGCGTGAGCGGGGTCAGCCCCTCTTTGCCGTGGAGAGCCGTCGGCCGCTTCCCGCCTTCGACATCCTTGGCTTCTCCCTGAGTTACGAGTTGGGGGCGACCAACATCCTGGCGATGTTGGAGTTGGCCCATGTCCCCGTGCGGGCCGCTGATCGCGGCGATCTGCCTCTTGCGGATCCAGACGCCCCTCCACTGATCTTTGCCGGCGGTCCCACCGCCACCAGCAACCCAGAGCCCTTCGCCGCCTTCTTCGACTTCATCGTTCTGGGGGACGGTGAAGAGGTGCTCCCAGAGTTGGGTCTCGTTGTGGCAGAGGCCAAGGCTGCGGGCCTGAGCCGCAGCGCTTTGTTGCGGGATCTCTCCCAGGTGCCCGGGGTCTATGTCCCGTCCTTGTATGGCCCGGGTCCCGATGGGGTCAGTCAGCAGCCGCTGCATCCGGGGGTGCCCAAGCGGGTCATGCGCCGCACCGCCACGCCCATGCCTCACTACGCCATGGGCCTGGTTCCCCACATCGAGACGGTGCACGATCGCCTCACCGTCGAGATCCGTCGCGGCTGCACCCGCGGCTGCCGCTTCTGCCAGCCGGGGATGCTGACCCGTCCGGCCCGGGACGTGGAACCGCAGGCCGTGGTGGAGGCCATTGAGACGGGCATGGAGCGCACGGGCTATTCGGACTTCTCCCTGCTTTCGCTCAGCTGCTCGGATTATTTGGCTCTGCCGGCGGTGGGGGTGGAGCTACGCAACCGCCTCGCGGATAAGAACGTCACCTTGACCTTGCCGAGTCAGCGGGTCGATCGCTTCGACAGCAACATTGCCCACATCCTTGGCGGCACCCGCCGGGCTGGTCTGACCTTTGCGCCGGAGGCCGGCACCCAGCGGCTGAGGGACATCGTCAATAAGGGCTTGACCGATGCAGAGCTGCTGCGGGGGATTCGTACCGCCATGGAGAGCGGCTACCGCAAGGTCAAGCTCTATTTCATGATCGGCCTGCCGGGTGAAACCGATGCCGACGTCCTGGGCATCGCTGAGACCTGCAGGTCGTTGCAGCAGCAGTGCCGGGACCTGGGGCGGTTGGAGCTCAACCTGACCATCAGCAATTTCACGCCCAAGCCCCACACCCCATTCCAGTGGCACAGCGTCAGTACGGCTGAATTTGTGCGTCGTCAGCAGCTGTTGCGCCAGGCCCTGCGTCAGTTGCGCGGTCTGAAGACGAACTTCACCGATGTGCGCCTCTCGGCGATGGAGGACTTTGTCGGGCGGGGGGATCGGCGCCTCGCTCCCGTGATTGAGGCGGCGTGGCGCGCCGGGGCGGGTTTGGATGCCTGGTTCGAAGCAGCTGATCGCACCTATCAGGCCTGGACCGATGCGATCGAGGCGGCCGATTTGGGCGGGCGCTACCGCGAGCACGAGATGGGGGAATGGAGCTCTGCCGAGGGCATGGACCCTGGTGATCTGGCGGCTTTCTGCGCCCAGCCTCTGCCTTGGGATCACATCGATTCAGGGGTGGAGAAAAGCTGGCTCGCCGAGGACCTGCGCAATGCCCTGGCCGCGGCAGTAGTCCCGGACTGTTCCTTTGACGGTTGCAGCAGCTGTGGGGTCTGTGGTCCCGATTTGGGCCACAACGTGGTGGTCGCTCCTCCTGAGATTCCCGAACCGAGCCCCCAGCGCCCCCCGGCCAGTGAGCGCGTGCAACGCCTGCGCTTCCGCTTTGCCAAGACCGGTTCCTTGGCCTTGCTCAGTCACCTCGATCTCGTGCGCCTGATGGAGCGCGCCCTGCGCCGATCGGCCTTGCCGGTGAGCTTTACCGGAGGCTTCCATCCCCTGCCCCGGGTTCAGTTCGCCTTGGCTCTACCCCTGGGTGCTGAGGCGGATGGGGAATGGATGGATGTGGAGTTCACTGTTCCGTTGGAGCCCGAGTCGGCTCGCCAGCAGCTTCAGCGCCAATTGCCCCCTGGATTCGCGCTGCTTGAGGTCAAGCCCGTTGAGGTCTTTGGTTCAAGCCTGTCGCAGGAGCTCTCTGGTGCGACCTGGGCGGTCGAGATGCGTGTGGAGCAGGGGCATGCCATTGCGTCTCTCGAGGCTTGGCAAGAGGCGGTGTCGGAGCTGTTGGCAGAGGAGAGCTGGATTTGGGAGGACACCGACAAGAAAGGTCGGCCCCGGCAACGGGACCTGCGTCCCTACCTCGGGGAGCTTGAGCTGCTCCCCCGCTCGGCGGATGATCCGGACCGTCAGGTGCTGCATTACAGCGCCGTGGTCGATCCAGCCGGCCGCAGTTTGAAGCCGGAACAGCTGCAGCATTGGTTCTCGCGCAGCTTGGGTCGGCCGCTGGCGATGGTGGGCCTGCGGCGGCGCTCGTTACTGCTGCAAACCCCTTCTGGCTGTTGA
- a CDS encoding LL-diaminopimelate aminotransferase: MAQVNGNYLKLKAGYLFPEIARRVKAFSEANPNAPIIRLGIGDVTEPLPEACRNAMKSAIDEMGTREGFHGYGPEQGYAWLREKIAANDFQARGCTISAEEIFVSDGSKCDSSNILDILGAGNRIAVTDPVYPVYVDSNVMAGRTGDADDAGQYGGLTYLPISAENGFTAQIPSEKVDLIYLCFPNNPTGAVASKEQLKAWVDYARANDALILFDAAYEAFIQDPSLPHSIYEIEGARDCAIEFRSFSKNAGFTGTRCALTVVPRGLMGTAANGEKVELWGLWNRRQCTKFNGVSYIVQRGAEAVYSAEGQAQVKGLISFYMENAAIIRRELSGAGLTVYGGEQAPYVWITTPAGVDSWGFFDLLLSQANVVGTPGSGFGAAGEGYFRLSAFNSRENVNEAMRRIKEALAPSAAAA, from the coding sequence ATGGCCCAGGTCAACGGCAACTATCTGAAGCTCAAAGCGGGCTACCTCTTCCCTGAAATCGCCCGCCGCGTCAAGGCGTTCAGCGAAGCCAATCCCAACGCTCCGATCATTCGCCTGGGCATTGGCGATGTCACCGAGCCCCTACCTGAGGCCTGCCGCAACGCCATGAAGTCGGCCATCGATGAGATGGGGACCCGTGAAGGCTTCCATGGTTATGGCCCCGAGCAGGGCTACGCCTGGCTGCGCGAGAAGATCGCGGCCAACGATTTCCAGGCCCGCGGCTGCACCATCAGCGCCGAGGAGATCTTTGTCTCCGACGGCTCGAAGTGCGATAGCTCCAACATCCTCGACATCCTGGGTGCCGGCAACCGGATCGCCGTCACCGACCCCGTCTACCCGGTGTACGTCGACAGCAACGTCATGGCGGGCCGCACGGGCGATGCCGATGACGCCGGCCAGTACGGCGGTCTGACCTACCTGCCCATTAGCGCCGAGAACGGCTTCACCGCCCAGATCCCATCCGAGAAGGTGGATCTGATCTACCTCTGCTTCCCCAACAACCCCACCGGTGCGGTGGCCTCCAAGGAGCAGCTCAAGGCCTGGGTGGACTACGCCCGTGCCAACGACGCCTTGATCCTGTTTGACGCGGCCTACGAGGCCTTCATTCAGGACCCCTCGCTGCCCCACTCCATCTATGAGATCGAAGGTGCCCGGGACTGCGCCATCGAGTTCCGCTCCTTCTCCAAGAATGCCGGTTTCACCGGCACCCGCTGCGCCCTGACCGTGGTGCCCCGTGGACTGATGGGCACCGCCGCCAATGGCGAGAAGGTGGAACTCTGGGGCCTGTGGAACCGCCGTCAGTGCACCAAGTTCAACGGTGTCAGCTACATCGTTCAACGCGGCGCCGAAGCGGTTTATTCCGCTGAAGGTCAGGCCCAGGTGAAGGGGCTGATCAGCTTCTACATGGAGAACGCCGCCATCATTCGCCGCGAACTCAGCGGTGCGGGTCTGACGGTCTACGGCGGCGAGCAGGCCCCCTATGTCTGGATCACAACCCCCGCAGGCGTTGACTCCTGGGGCTTCTTCGATCTGCTCCTGAGCCAAGCCAACGTGGTCGGCACCCCCGGCAGTGGTTTTGGTGCCGCCGGCGAGGGCTATTTCCGTCTTTCGGCCTTCAACAGCCGCGAGAACGTCAACGAAGCCATGCGCCGGATCAAGGAAGCCCTGGCCCCTTCTGCTGCTGCGGCCTGA
- the clpS gene encoding ATP-dependent Clp protease adapter ClpS, giving the protein MIRSTQTPSRESGGAAVMEKAPERVRKPSPRYKVLLHNDPVNTMEYVVTTLRQVVPSLSEQDAIAVMMEAHNTGVGLVIVCDIEPAEFYSETLKAKGLSSTIEPEE; this is encoded by the coding sequence ATGATCCGATCAACTCAGACGCCCAGCCGCGAGAGCGGCGGCGCCGCTGTGATGGAGAAAGCGCCGGAGCGGGTGCGCAAACCCTCGCCCCGCTACAAGGTGCTGCTCCACAACGACCCGGTGAACACCATGGAGTATGTGGTGACCACCCTGCGGCAGGTGGTGCCCTCCCTCAGTGAGCAGGACGCCATTGCCGTGATGATGGAAGCCCACAACACCGGGGTGGGTCTGGTGATCGTCTGCGACATCGAGCCGGCGGAGTTTTACAGCGAAACCCTCAAGGCCAAGGGCCTGAGCAGCACGATCGAACCCGAAGAGTGA
- a CDS encoding CPBP family intramembrane glutamic endopeptidase, whose amino-acid sequence MQAPTRSTLHWWGTLLYVPVLYGLGWLSARPLALVFPQWRPDQVDLAGVVVALLLLLLTLPWRLRRSWGIEHPWQDLGVVVPAASGLRAFLRGLLKATALLFGVVVVLLLSGKSEWQGQLTAGQLLNAIALLLGVGFAEELLFRGWLWGELELLGGRQRAIGLQAAFFALVHPWYQLPGFDAIGLLVGLVLLGLALALQRRADNGALWGSVGLHGGLVGGWFALQAGLISVPAMGPAWLLGPGGANPNPIGGLLGWAGLAGLILVRRRWWR is encoded by the coding sequence ATGCAGGCCCCCACCAGATCAACCTTGCACTGGTGGGGAACGCTCCTCTATGTCCCCGTGCTCTACGGGCTGGGTTGGCTGAGCGCAAGGCCGCTGGCGTTGGTCTTTCCGCAATGGCGTCCCGACCAGGTGGACCTTGCTGGGGTTGTCGTGGCACTGCTATTGCTGCTGCTCACCCTCCCTTGGCGCCTACGCCGGAGCTGGGGCATCGAGCATCCCTGGCAAGATCTCGGGGTTGTCGTCCCTGCCGCTTCGGGCCTACGAGCCTTCCTTCGTGGGTTGCTGAAGGCCACTGCACTTCTTTTTGGCGTGGTGGTGGTCCTGCTGCTCAGCGGCAAGAGCGAATGGCAGGGACAACTCACGGCGGGACAACTTCTCAATGCCATCGCCCTGCTGCTGGGGGTGGGCTTTGCCGAGGAGTTGCTCTTTCGGGGTTGGCTCTGGGGTGAGCTGGAACTGCTCGGGGGCCGGCAGCGGGCCATCGGTCTGCAGGCCGCCTTCTTTGCCCTGGTGCATCCCTGGTATCAGCTCCCCGGCTTCGATGCCATCGGCTTGCTGGTGGGGCTAGTGCTCCTGGGGCTTGCCCTGGCCCTGCAACGGCGGGCCGACAACGGTGCGCTCTGGGGATCGGTTGGGCTCCACGGCGGTCTGGTCGGGGGCTGGTTTGCCCTGCAAGCCGGCCTGATCAGCGTTCCGGCGATGGGCCCCGCTTGGCTCCTGGGTCCCGGCGGGGCCAATCCCAACCCGATCGGAGGCCTCCTGGGCTGGGCCGGGCTGGCGGGGTTAATCCTGGTGCGTCGCCGCTGGTGGCGCTGA
- a CDS encoding photosystem II high light acclimation radical SAM protein — protein sequence MLLVRLPCNPIFPIGPVYLADHLHKQFPALPQQILDLAAVPLLDVEAVLLERIENFQPTVLVFSWRDIQIYAPVDGRGGNPLQNSFEVFYALNPVRRLRGALGGLRLMASFYGELWRNLRLVRHGLKRARRHHPEAQAVLGGGAVSVFYEQLGKRLPRGTVVSVGEGEPLLDKLLRGESLANERCFLAGEPPRPGLIHEQPSGMEKTACDYDYIASIWPQLDWYLDGGDFYVGVQTKRGCPHNCCYCVYTVVEGKAVRVNPVDEVIAEMHQLYRRGVRGFWFTDAQFIPARRYIDDAKELLRAVKAQGWTDIRWAAYIRADNLDAELAQLMVETGMDYFEIGITSGSQELVRKMRMGYNLRTVLENCRLLAEAGFREHVSVNYSFNVIDERPETIRQTVAYHRELERIFGADKVEPAIFFIGLQPHTHLEQYGFDQGLIKPGYNPMSMLPWTARQLLWNPEPMGSTFGRICLEAFERNPADFGRTVMELLERDYGAAPLEEALRAPVEGRKALATATR from the coding sequence GTGTTGCTCGTGCGGCTCCCGTGCAATCCGATTTTCCCGATCGGCCCGGTGTATCTGGCCGATCACCTGCACAAGCAATTTCCCGCGCTGCCGCAGCAGATCCTTGATCTGGCGGCGGTCCCCTTGCTGGATGTCGAGGCGGTGTTGCTGGAGCGCATTGAGAATTTCCAGCCCACGGTGCTGGTCTTCTCCTGGCGCGACATCCAGATCTATGCCCCAGTGGATGGCCGCGGAGGCAATCCCCTTCAAAACTCGTTTGAGGTCTTCTACGCCCTGAATCCTGTTCGCCGGTTGCGCGGCGCCTTGGGCGGTTTACGCCTGATGGCTTCGTTCTATGGGGAGCTCTGGCGCAATTTGCGCCTGGTGCGTCATGGTCTCAAGCGGGCGCGGCGTCATCACCCTGAGGCGCAAGCCGTTCTAGGCGGTGGTGCGGTCAGCGTTTTTTATGAGCAGCTCGGCAAACGTCTCCCCAGGGGGACCGTCGTTTCTGTCGGTGAAGGCGAACCGTTGCTGGACAAGCTCCTGCGCGGGGAGTCTCTGGCGAATGAGCGCTGTTTCCTGGCGGGGGAACCGCCCCGTCCGGGCCTGATCCACGAGCAGCCCTCCGGGATGGAGAAGACGGCCTGCGACTACGACTACATCGCCTCAATTTGGCCGCAGCTCGATTGGTACCTCGACGGGGGTGACTTCTACGTCGGCGTTCAGACCAAGCGGGGCTGCCCCCACAACTGCTGCTACTGCGTCTACACGGTGGTGGAAGGCAAGGCAGTCCGGGTCAATCCAGTCGATGAGGTGATTGCTGAGATGCATCAGCTCTATCGCCGTGGGGTACGCGGGTTCTGGTTCACCGATGCCCAATTCATCCCGGCTCGCCGCTACATCGACGATGCCAAGGAGCTGCTGCGGGCGGTGAAGGCCCAAGGCTGGACCGATATCCGCTGGGCGGCCTACATCCGAGCCGACAACCTCGATGCCGAGCTCGCCCAGTTGATGGTCGAGACCGGTATGGACTACTTCGAGATCGGCATCACCTCCGGCTCCCAGGAGCTCGTGCGCAAGATGCGGATGGGCTACAACCTGCGCACGGTTCTCGAGAACTGCCGTCTGCTCGCTGAGGCGGGCTTCCGGGAACACGTCTCGGTCAACTACTCGTTCAATGTCATTGACGAGCGTCCGGAGACGATTCGCCAAACCGTCGCTTACCACCGCGAACTGGAGCGCATTTTTGGTGCCGACAAGGTGGAGCCGGCGATCTTTTTCATCGGTCTGCAGCCCCACACCCATCTGGAGCAGTACGGCTTCGATCAGGGCCTGATCAAGCCCGGCTACAACCCGATGAGCATGCTCCCCTGGACGGCACGGCAACTGCTTTGGAATCCCGAACCGATGGGCAGCACGTTTGGCCGGATCTGTCTGGAGGCCTTTGAGCGCAATCCCGCCGACTTCGGTCGCACCGTGATGGAACTGCTTGAGCGTGACTACGGCGCAGCTCCACTCGAAGAAGCACTGCGTGCACCAGTTGAAGGCCGCAAGGCCTTGGCGACGGCGACCCGCTAG
- the cofG gene encoding 7,8-didemethyl-8-hydroxy-5-deazariboflavin synthase subunit CofG — MLRPPVLPDAAVTWSPSVTLVPTHGCFNQCGYCSFRVSPELAVPLTVEQAQQQLSQRTAAAEVLLLSGEEAPGSPGRSAWFARLLQFSQLALHQGRLPHTNAGPLSSREMARLGRCNPSLGLMLEGLGPAYVPWHAHAPSKRLEVRVAQLEQAGRLGIPFTTGLLLGVGETRASRIEALELLRDLQLRWGHLQEVILQPWRPDGVSAVALSSEEQADLLELIAVARELLPPEVHLQTPPNLWPLAALPSALAAGIDDLGGIDLADVINPAYPQPTIGELQAVVEASGRQLRPRTCVHRRWWQRLPIVLRTRVERIDQKLQQRWATAAC; from the coding sequence TTGCTCCGCCCCCCTGTGCTGCCTGACGCTGCTGTTACCTGGAGCCCCAGCGTCACGTTGGTGCCGACCCACGGCTGCTTCAACCAGTGCGGCTACTGCAGTTTCCGTGTTTCTCCGGAGCTGGCTGTCCCCCTGACGGTTGAGCAGGCCCAGCAGCAGCTCAGCCAGCGCACCGCTGCCGCTGAGGTGTTGCTCTTGAGCGGCGAGGAGGCGCCTGGCTCACCGGGCCGTTCCGCTTGGTTTGCTCGTTTGCTGCAGTTCAGTCAGCTCGCTCTTCACCAGGGGCGGCTGCCACACACCAATGCTGGTCCTCTCAGTTCGAGGGAGATGGCACGCCTCGGCCGCTGCAATCCATCCCTCGGATTGATGCTCGAAGGCCTCGGGCCGGCCTATGTCCCATGGCATGCCCATGCCCCCAGCAAGCGACTCGAGGTTCGAGTCGCTCAGCTCGAGCAGGCCGGTCGTCTGGGCATTCCCTTCACCACAGGACTGCTTCTTGGAGTTGGCGAAACCCGCGCCAGTCGGATCGAGGCCCTCGAGCTCTTGAGGGATTTGCAGCTGCGTTGGGGTCATCTGCAGGAGGTGATTCTTCAGCCCTGGCGCCCTGATGGCGTTTCAGCCGTTGCGCTCTCTTCTGAAGAGCAGGCAGATCTTTTGGAATTGATCGCGGTGGCCCGCGAGTTGCTCCCGCCGGAGGTTCATCTGCAGACGCCTCCCAACCTCTGGCCTTTAGCGGCGCTTCCCTCCGCCCTGGCCGCAGGCATCGATGACCTGGGCGGGATCGATCTTGCCGATGTGATCAATCCGGCCTATCCACAACCGACCATTGGCGAGCTTCAGGCGGTGGTTGAAGCGTCTGGCCGGCAACTCAGGCCCCGCACCTGTGTTCATCGCCGCTGGTGGCAGCGTTTGCCCATTGTCCTACGGACGAGAGTCGAGCGGATCGACCAAAAGCTCCAGCAACGTTGGGCAACAGCTGCTTGTTAG
- the psbA gene encoding photosystem II q(b) protein has product MTTTIQQRQGASAWNQFCEWVTSTDNRLYVGWFGVLMIPCLLAATICFIVAFVAAPPVDIDGIREPVAGSLIYGNNIISGAVIPSSNAIGLHFYPIWEAASLDEWLYNGGPFQLVVFHFLIGIYAYMGREWELSYRLGMRPWICVAYSAPVAAASAVFLVYPFGQGSFSDAMPLGISGTFNYMLVFQAEHNILMHPFHMLGVAGVFGGSLFSAMHGSLVTSSLVRETTESESQNYGYKFGQEEETYNIVAAHGYFGRLIFQYASFNNSRSLHFFLAAWPVVGIWFTALGVSTMAFNLNGFNFNQSILDSQGRVLNTWADVLNRANLGMEVMHERNAHNFPLDLAAAESTPVALQAPAIG; this is encoded by the coding sequence ATGACGACCACCATCCAGCAGCGCCAAGGCGCTTCTGCGTGGAACCAGTTCTGCGAGTGGGTCACCAGCACCGACAACCGCCTCTATGTGGGTTGGTTCGGCGTTCTGATGATTCCCTGCCTGCTGGCCGCCACCATCTGCTTCATCGTTGCCTTCGTGGCAGCACCCCCCGTCGACATCGACGGCATCCGTGAGCCTGTTGCCGGCTCCCTGATCTACGGCAACAACATCATCTCTGGCGCTGTGATCCCCAGCAGCAACGCCATTGGTCTGCACTTCTATCCCATCTGGGAAGCTGCCAGCCTCGACGAGTGGCTGTACAACGGCGGTCCTTTCCAGCTGGTTGTTTTCCACTTCCTCATCGGCATCTACGCCTACATGGGTCGTGAGTGGGAACTCTCCTACCGCCTCGGCATGCGCCCCTGGATCTGCGTTGCTTACAGCGCACCCGTGGCTGCTGCTTCCGCTGTGTTCCTGGTGTATCCCTTCGGTCAGGGCTCCTTCTCGGACGCCATGCCCCTCGGCATCTCCGGCACCTTCAACTACATGTTGGTGTTCCAGGCTGAGCACAACATCCTGATGCACCCCTTCCACATGCTTGGTGTGGCTGGTGTCTTCGGTGGTTCCCTGTTCTCCGCCATGCACGGCTCCCTGGTGACCTCCTCCCTGGTGCGTGAAACCACCGAGAGCGAGTCCCAGAACTACGGCTACAAGTTCGGCCAAGAGGAAGAGACCTACAACATCGTGGCTGCCCACGGTTACTTCGGTCGCCTGATCTTCCAATACGCCTCCTTCAACAACAGCCGCAGCCTGCACTTCTTCCTGGCTGCCTGGCCTGTGGTTGGCATCTGGTTCACCGCCCTGGGCGTGAGCACCATGGCGTTCAACCTGAACGGCTTCAACTTCAACCAGTCGATCCTGGATTCCCAGGGTCGTGTGCTGAACACCTGGGCTGACGTGCTGAACCGCGCCAACCTCGGTATGGAAGTGATGCACGAGCGCAACGCTCACAACTTCCCCCTCGACCTGGCTGCTGCTGAGTCCACTCCTGTGGCTCTGCAAGCTCCCGCCATCGGCTGA
- the nth gene encoding endonuclease III translates to MRKEERAALIMQRLEEYYPETPVPLDHSDAFTLLIAVLLSAQCTDKKVNEVTPALFAAGPNPAAMAQLEEQEILGCIRQLGLAKTKAKNVKRLAELLLDRHDGEVPSSFQALEALPGVGHKTASVVMAQAFGVPAFPVDTHIHRLAQRWGLSSGHSVARTETDLKRLFPKSAWNKLHLQIIFYGREFCTARGCDGRVCPLCQELYPNRRKPVHWNKA, encoded by the coding sequence GTGAGAAAAGAGGAGCGAGCGGCGCTGATCATGCAGCGCCTCGAGGAGTACTACCCCGAAACTCCCGTCCCCCTGGATCACAGCGATGCCTTCACGCTGTTGATCGCGGTGCTTCTCAGTGCCCAGTGCACCGACAAAAAGGTCAATGAAGTCACTCCTGCTCTCTTTGCCGCAGGACCCAATCCTGCGGCGATGGCGCAGCTGGAAGAGCAAGAGATCCTTGGTTGTATTCGTCAGCTGGGGTTAGCCAAAACCAAGGCAAAGAATGTCAAGCGCCTCGCTGAGTTGCTCCTGGATCGCCATGACGGTGAGGTGCCCAGCAGTTTTCAGGCCCTTGAAGCCCTCCCTGGCGTTGGCCACAAGACCGCCAGTGTGGTCATGGCCCAAGCCTTTGGTGTGCCGGCCTTTCCTGTTGATACCCATATCCATCGTTTGGCGCAGCGCTGGGGCTTGAGCAGTGGCCATAGCGTTGCCCGCACCGAAACGGACCTCAAGCGTCTCTTCCCCAAATCCGCCTGGAACAAGCTGCACCTGCAGATCATTTTTTACGGGCGGGAGTTCTGCACGGCCCGCGGTTGTGATGGACGTGTCTGCCCCTTGTGCCAAGAGCTTTATCCCAACCGCCGTAAGCCCGTTCACTGGAATAAGGCGTAG
- a CDS encoding SMP-30/gluconolactonase/LRE family protein, which translates to MAPPSLDGADLEIEVRPFLQARAGLAEGPHWWQKKHRLVWVDIEASTIGLLDPTTGRNRDLFIGSHVGCAVPTAGGDLLAATATGFLRVDPSNGDLTPLHHPEQHKPGNRFNDGKCDPWGHFWAGTMAYDFSAGAGALWRLGTSGHSHCALDNLSISNGLAWSLDRRWLYLIDSPTLQVMRIPLAPDGQLAGAASCCIEIPALWNCLPDGMTIDDQGMLWIALFGGGAVTRWNPGSGEHLATLRLPCQQVTSCCFGGPAMDQLFITTARRNLTEAELRQQPLAGSLFVAEPGVSGVLARSFAG; encoded by the coding sequence ATGGCTCCGCCTTCCCTGGATGGGGCTGACCTCGAGATAGAAGTCCGTCCTTTTCTTCAGGCTCGTGCTGGCTTGGCAGAGGGCCCCCACTGGTGGCAGAAGAAGCATCGACTCGTTTGGGTTGATATTGAGGCTTCCACCATCGGCTTGTTGGATCCCACCACAGGCCGCAATCGTGACCTGTTCATCGGTAGTCATGTGGGATGCGCGGTCCCAACGGCCGGCGGGGATCTTCTGGCGGCCACGGCGACAGGGTTCTTGCGCGTTGATCCCAGCAACGGCGACTTGACTCCCCTGCATCACCCTGAGCAGCACAAGCCTGGGAATCGTTTTAACGATGGCAAGTGCGATCCCTGGGGTCACTTCTGGGCAGGCACGATGGCCTACGACTTTTCAGCTGGAGCTGGAGCGTTATGGCGTTTGGGAACGTCTGGCCATAGCCACTGTGCTTTGGACAATCTCAGCATCTCCAACGGATTGGCATGGAGCTTGGATCGCCGTTGGTTGTACCTGATCGACTCCCCCACCCTTCAGGTCATGCGCATTCCGTTGGCGCCTGATGGGCAGCTCGCTGGAGCCGCGTCATGTTGCATTGAGATCCCTGCTTTGTGGAACTGCTTGCCAGACGGCATGACCATTGACGACCAGGGAATGCTGTGGATCGCTCTCTTTGGCGGTGGTGCCGTAACCCGTTGGAATCCTGGTAGTGGCGAACATCTCGCCACCTTGCGGTTGCCCTGCCAGCAGGTCACGTCGTGTTGTTTTGGTGGCCCAGCGATGGATCAGCTGTTCATCACCACGGCCCGCCGCAATTTGACGGAAGCAGAACTAAGGCAGCAGCCCTTGGCGGGGAGTCTGTTTGTTGCAGAGCCGGGGGTTTCCGGTGTCCTCGCAAGATCGTTTGCCGGTTAA